The Dreissena polymorpha isolate Duluth1 chromosome 10, UMN_Dpol_1.0, whole genome shotgun sequence genome includes a region encoding these proteins:
- the LOC127848456 gene encoding uncharacterized protein LOC127848456: protein MTRIAIFVIVFSLHNLNGCFANSLNYSKCNKNHCIDIKYLTPTNERVEIHIHCSVHFTKDLLCDNVWSNVTVLSLVGNWNHEHGVDLESNTFERFGHLEELRFVGVQIVTLYPGSFRGLDNLRILDLSNCVSLGYSNFLSAFESDATLPRLQELILHMTGNRADNFMLRDVFAKLLYSRPVRVLDLSDMLITEFEFSSTGRYARYLEFLNVSGISVLNYANSNGILDRIMPSLKILDLSRIDADKIFSKVSHFWCPNEKLCIPTHILVDRNYLNVSLDAVYLDNMPGNTHPRHVVSSSPIEVRCLLGTTFNLKNLYLRRNFVSVVDIELDLKCPTIIDLLDLSDNGLQYINPKAFWKITSLKQLFLSDNSLGEMVSSQPEQFQHLFAPFEILEILDLSRNKIATLLDGTFISNRRLKLLNLAGNVFQHFSFNLRELTNLEYLDLSDNYLLELDSNGLAKLNCIQIDTEMDFGGRTIQCSKCEHYNTVKWLLEHKESIFSNTSLTCVNSKADVELISKTVEENLHYICYRNIYIRNNIICSSVAFVCFCSIVVVVIIRIRRQRNFHRQHRRRQQTIRRLDNGQLQFAAFILYSSKDEEFMRNFVYANLEKNLQLKVDSERELVGFGDKNFKVGHCIMNEIIRCTKASATIVVVLSDNFCSSDFCLQEFDVAFRVGKPIILMLKGEVNISLAPVAIRDLFNTYVRVLWRIDDYGEYELMTSWDNVSNSILELGGVLGD from the coding sequence atgacaCGAATTGCAATTTTCGTGATTGTATTCTCCTTACACAACCTGAATGGATGCTTTGCGAATAGTTTGAATTattcaaaatgtaataaaaatcattgtattGACATCAAATATTTAACTCCAACAAACGAAAGAGTTGAAATACACATACATTGCAGTGTACATTTCACGAAGGATTTACTTTGCGACAATGTGTGGTCAAATGTAACTGTTCTTAGTCTGGTAGGTAATTGGAACCACGAACATGGTGTCGACTTAGAATCGAACACGTTTGAAAGGTTTGGCCATTTAGAAGAGCTACGCTTCGTTGGCGTTCAAATCGTGACATTGTATCCAGGCTCCTTTCGAGGATTGGATAACCTCCGGATTCTTGATCTGAGCAACTGTGTTAGTTTGGGTTATTCCAATTTTTTGTCTGCGTTTGAATCAGACGCAACACTTCCAAGACTTCAAGAACTGATTCTGCATATGACAGGGAACAGAGCGGATAATTTTATGCTACGAGACGTATTTGCAAAGCTTCTCTATTCTAGACCGGTGCGTGTATTAGATTTATCGGACATGCTTATAACAGAATTTGAGTTTAGTTCAACAGGTCGATATGCAAGATATCTGGAATTTTTAAATGTATCTGGAATATCTGTGTTGAATTATGCAAACAGTAATGGTATTTTGGACCGCATTATGCCGTCTTTAAAAATATTGGATTTGAGCCGTATTGATGCTGATAAAATTTTCAGCAAAGTTTCACATTTTTGGTGCCCGAACGAAAAGCTGTGTATACCAACTCACATCTTGGTTGACCGTAATTACTTAAATGTCAGCCTAGATGCTGTTTACCTTGACAACATGCCTGGAAACACACACCCAAGACATGTAGTGTCCTCTTCACCTATTGAAGTGAGATGTTTATTAGGAACGACGTTTAATCTAAAGAATTTATACCTCCGACGTAACTTCGTTTCGGTTGTCGATATAGAACTCGACTTGAAGTGCCCTACAATAATAGACTTACTCGATTTATCGGATAACGGATTGCAATATATAAATCCAAAGGCTTTCTGGAAGATAACTTCTcttaaacaattgtttttgtCGGATAACAGTCTTGGCGAAATGGTCTCCTCTCAACCCGAACAATTTCAACACTTGTTTGCTCCGTTTGAAATACTAGAAATACTGGATCTGTCACGAAACAAAATTGCAACATTACTTGATGGGACATTCATCAGTAATCGTCGGTTAAAACTCCTTAACCTTGCTGGCAATGTTTTTCAGCACTTTTCTTTTAACTTGAGAGAATTGACCAACCTTGAATATTTGGATTTAAGTGACAATTATCTTCTCGAATTAGATTCAAATGGCTTAGCTAAACTGAATTGCATTCAAATTGACACTGAAATGGACTTTGGAGGACGTACAATTCAGTGTTCAAAATGTGAACATTATAATACTGTTAAATGGTTGCTTGAGCACAAAGAAAGTATCTTTTCAAATACAAGTTTAACATGTGTAAATTCAAAGGCAGACGTCGAATTGATTTCTAAAACGGTGGAAGAAAATTTACACTATATTTGTTACAGAAACATTTACATTCGAAATAACATTATTTGCTCATCTGTAgcatttgtgtgtttttgttccaTTGTCGTTGTGGTTATTATCCGTATTAGACGCCAACGAAATTTCCATAGGCAGCATAGGAGACGTCAACAGACCATACGAAGATTGGATAACGGTCAACTTCAATTTGCGGCGTTCATTTTGTACTCAAGTAAAGACGAGGAATTCATGCGAAACTTCGTCTATGcgaatttggaaaaaaatcttcAGCTAAAAGTTGACAGCGAAAGAGAGTTAGTTGGGTTTGGTGACAAGAATTTCAAGGTTGGACACTGTATCATGAACGAAATCATTAGATGCACGAAAGCTTCAGCGACAATCGTTGTAGTTCTTTCAGACAATTTTTGTAGCAGCGATTTCTGTCTGCAGGAGTTTGATGTTGCGTTCCGCGTTGGGAAGCCAATTATACTTATGCTGAAAGGTGAAGTCAATATTTCACTGGCACCAGTTGCGATAAGAGACTTGTTTAATACGTACGTGCGGGTACTATGGCGGATAGACGACTACGGGGAATACGAGCTGATGACGAGCTGGGACAACGTGAGTAACTCCATACTGGAACTTGGCGGTGTCCTTGGTGATTAG